The following coding sequences lie in one Xiphophorus maculatus strain JP 163 A chromosome 4, X_maculatus-5.0-male, whole genome shotgun sequence genomic window:
- the pdcd7 gene encoding programmed cell death protein 7: MDGSYQHGQADAPQHHVFGGGIQQPASEQPNHTAPPWIPPTANFPAPPPGGAGFGTSRFPLLYGYDPYVPPPNFVCPPPGHFPGMAPPAPGNTLRSPGVPTFQAASQQLGAAPFRIDCGLRQREDYRDGGLPYRGSSGPPQPHPLQRDSSWETAAHPEDEEELQRRQDRQWLTRFLQSRGGPPDTPQEQRSDLGSVPVIKEALYGTARLLSRLKELCLSLQHNLHSDSGWSESYQMALHVKREVQAKVQKLTDSQSLDLLKVKVARIEKRRARRLRAKKDRQVEQLLAEELSTEKEASIDKWRMRQIQKVEEKKKEQELKLSADAVLCEVRRKQADVKRMQDIMRSLEKLRRLRKEAASRKGIGTELQCDEAFSGQLEQLRDVMKRRTELYSAEEKALMVMLEGEQQEERRREQERRFRKERERQLERKRRVDSMLFGDEPPADGVLQPFTDYYSQAEHSLQALRHIRRDWDVFLVAADHPDGSGVPQGWVLPDSPSDQNWASALQAADADGL, translated from the exons ATGGACGGTTCATATCAGCACGGACAGGCAGATGCTCCCCAGCATCATGTCTTCGGGGGAGGGATACAACAGCCCGCCTCAGAGCAGCCGAACCACACCGCTCCACCATGGATTCCTCCTACGGCTAACTTCCCCGCACCTCCTCCTGGGGGAGCAGGTTTCGGTACATCTCGGTTTCCCCTTCTTTATGGATACGACCCGTATGTCCCCCCGCCTAATTTTGTCTGTCCTCCACCGGGACACTTCCCGGGAATGGCGCCTCCCGCCCCTGGAAACACGCTCCGTAGCCCTGGAGTCCCTACGTTTCAGGCTGCGTCCCAGCAGCTCGGCGCCGCTCCTTTCCGGATAGACTGCGGACTCAGGCAGCGGGAGGACTACCGCGATGGAGGCCTCCCCTACCGGGGCTCATCGGGGCCCCCCCAGCCTCATCCTCTGCAACGGGACAGCAGCTGGGAAACTGCAGCACACccagaggatgaggaggagctgcagaggaggCAGGACCGGCAGTGGTTAACCCGGTTCCTCCAGAGCCGAGGTGGACCTCCCGACACCCCGCAGGAGCAGCGGTCAGACCTCGGCTCTGTCCCCGTCATCAAAGAGGCTCTGTACGGCACAGCTCGGCTGCTCTCCCGGCTGAAGGagctctgtctctctctccagCACAATCTGCACTCAGACAGCGGCTGGTCTGAGTCCTATCAGATGGCTTTGCACGTAAAGAGAGAAGTTCAGGCCAAAGTTCAGAAACTCACTGACTCCCAGAGTTTAGATCTACTTAAAGTTAAAGTGGCTCGCATAGAGAAGAGGAGGGCCCGGCGCCTGAGGGCCAAGAAGGACCGGCAGGTGGAGCAGTTGCTGGCAGAAGAACTCAGCACTGAGAAAGAGGCCTCCATAGACAAATGGAGGATGAGACAGATacaaaaagtagaagaaaagaagaag GAGCAGGAGCTGAAGCTGTCTGCAGACGCCGTCCTGTGTGAGGTGAGGAGGAAGCAGGCCGATGTGAAGAGGATGCAGGACATAATGAGATCTCTGGAGAAGCTGCGCCGGCTCAGGAAGGAGGCGGCGTCCAGGAAAG GGATCGGTACGGAGCTGCAGTGTGACGAGGCGTTCAGCGGTCAGCTGGAGCAGCTGAGGGacgtgatgaagaggaggacgGAGCTGTACTCGGCCGAGGAGAAAGCTCTGATGGTGATGCTGGAaggagagcagcaggaggagcggAGGAGGGAGCAGGAGAGGCGATTCAGGAAGGAGAGGGAGCGGCAGCTGGAGAGGAAGCGTAGGGTGGACTCCATGTTGTTTGGAG ATGAGCCTCCAGCTGACGGCGTCCTGCAGCCCTTCACCGACTACTACAGCCAGGCAGAGCACTCCCTGCAGGCGCTCAGACACATCAG GAGGGACTGGGACGTGTTCCTGGTGGCAGCAGATCATCCTGATGGATCTGGGGTTCCTCAGGGCTGGGTCCTGCCTGACTCCCCATCCGACCAGAACTGGGCCTCGGCCCTGCAGGCTGCTGATGCTGACGGCCTCTGA
- the LOC102235959 gene encoding ubiquitin-associated protein 1-like isoform X1 yields the protein MPVNCVYKMDALFTYPVCGCVCVCVWVCVCVCVCLSELSRMEGLPLKMPQAIVLQEVKDNVKVIMPDYLSILRETAYEFSLENWVLTGLQNGPTHHQRPQPFTSPSELLPSCPPYWMMFSSPQQSRLASRHSSDFWEPNPRQRSYSLNPAVLRTTFTISDSEDEGGNTVQEAKENLTAKACLKEEHPAASCQSGQKKAQRAFIPDLLNPPSCLSSLPHKRRKNLRQCSVSGTDMSKKQESNMDSQPLSSFSCKALNTRTYTIDKSTDNHKTADMMCLRPNCCRAHHRASPCRSQSSALDSSVELLSALSPEERELLRVITGRGYPLRTAIIALQRAGQQTPDQILSYLVACEHLCQLGYDMAQVEEALEMFQNCETKAEEFLLLLTQFNEMGFQPHTVKEVLLVHENHRERALEELMMRVA from the exons ATGCCAGTTAACTGTGTTTACAAGATGGATGCACTTTTTACATAtcctgtgtgtgggtgtgtgtgtgtgtgtgtgtgggtgtgtgtgtgtgtgtgtgtgtgtctcagtgaACTGAGTAGGATGGAAGGTCTTCCACTGAAGATGCCCCAGGCCATCGTCTTACAAGAAGTCAAAGATAATGTCAAAGTGATAATGCCTGATTACCTCAGCATATTACGGGAAACAGCG TACGAGTTCAGCTTGGAGAACTGGGTGTTAACTGGCTTACAGAACGGCCCCACCCACCATCAGCGGCCTCAGCCATTCACCTCTCCCTCCGAACTTTTACCATCTTGTCCTCCGTACTGGATGATGTTCAGCAGCCCACAGCAGAGTCGTCTGGCCAGCCGCCACAGTTCTGACTTTTGGGAACCAAACCCTCGACAACGCTCCTATAGCCTCAACCCTGCTGTACTTCGCACCACCTTCACCATCTCAGACTCGGAGGATGAAGGAGGAAATACTGTGCAGGAAGCCAAGGAAAACCTGACAGCTAAAGCTTGTTTGAAGGAAGagcacccagctgcttcatgtCAGAGCGGtcaaaaaaaagcacagagagCCTTCATCCCAGACCTGCTGAATCCTCCGTCCTGCCTGAGCAGCCTCCCCCACAAGCGCAGGAAGAACCTCCGGCAGTGTTCTGTCTCTGGGACAGACATGTCCAAAAAACAAGAGTCCAACATGGACAGTCAGCCTTTGAGCTCATTCTCATGCAAAGCTCTCAACACCAGGACCTATACCATCGACAAATCCACTGACAACCATAAAACAGCAGATATG ATGTGTCTCAGACCAAACTGCTGCAGAGCTCACCACAGAGCCTCGCCATGCAGGAGCCAGAGCTCTGCTCTGGACTCGTCTGTGGAGCTCCTGTCAGCTCTGAGCCCAGAAGAGAGAGAGCTGCTCAGGGTCATCACTGGCCGGGGATACCCCCTCCGCACTGCCATCATTGCCCTGCAGAGGGCAGGACAACAGACCCCAGATCAG atCCTGAGTTACCTGGTTGCGTGTGAGCACCTGTGTCAGCTGGGCTATGACATGGCTCAGGTGGAAGAAGCCCTGGAGATGTTTCAGAACTGTGAAACAAAG GCAGAGgagttcctcctcctcctgactcAGTTCAATGAGATGGGCTTCCAGCCACACACTGTCAAAGAAGTGCTGCTTGTCCATGAGAATCACAGAGAGCGGGCGCTTGAGGAGCTGATGATGCGTGTGGCGTGA
- the LOC102235959 gene encoding ubiquitin-associated protein 1-like isoform X2: MEGLPLKMPQAIVLQEVKDNVKVIMPDYLSILRETAYEFSLENWVLTGLQNGPTHHQRPQPFTSPSELLPSCPPYWMMFSSPQQSRLASRHSSDFWEPNPRQRSYSLNPAVLRTTFTISDSEDEGGNTVQEAKENLTAKACLKEEHPAASCQSGQKKAQRAFIPDLLNPPSCLSSLPHKRRKNLRQCSVSGTDMSKKQESNMDSQPLSSFSCKALNTRTYTIDKSTDNHKTADMMCLRPNCCRAHHRASPCRSQSSALDSSVELLSALSPEERELLRVITGRGYPLRTAIIALQRAGQQTPDQILSYLVACEHLCQLGYDMAQVEEALEMFQNCETKAEEFLLLLTQFNEMGFQPHTVKEVLLVHENHRERALEELMMRVA, translated from the exons ATGGAAGGTCTTCCACTGAAGATGCCCCAGGCCATCGTCTTACAAGAAGTCAAAGATAATGTCAAAGTGATAATGCCTGATTACCTCAGCATATTACGGGAAACAGCG TACGAGTTCAGCTTGGAGAACTGGGTGTTAACTGGCTTACAGAACGGCCCCACCCACCATCAGCGGCCTCAGCCATTCACCTCTCCCTCCGAACTTTTACCATCTTGTCCTCCGTACTGGATGATGTTCAGCAGCCCACAGCAGAGTCGTCTGGCCAGCCGCCACAGTTCTGACTTTTGGGAACCAAACCCTCGACAACGCTCCTATAGCCTCAACCCTGCTGTACTTCGCACCACCTTCACCATCTCAGACTCGGAGGATGAAGGAGGAAATACTGTGCAGGAAGCCAAGGAAAACCTGACAGCTAAAGCTTGTTTGAAGGAAGagcacccagctgcttcatgtCAGAGCGGtcaaaaaaaagcacagagagCCTTCATCCCAGACCTGCTGAATCCTCCGTCCTGCCTGAGCAGCCTCCCCCACAAGCGCAGGAAGAACCTCCGGCAGTGTTCTGTCTCTGGGACAGACATGTCCAAAAAACAAGAGTCCAACATGGACAGTCAGCCTTTGAGCTCATTCTCATGCAAAGCTCTCAACACCAGGACCTATACCATCGACAAATCCACTGACAACCATAAAACAGCAGATATG ATGTGTCTCAGACCAAACTGCTGCAGAGCTCACCACAGAGCCTCGCCATGCAGGAGCCAGAGCTCTGCTCTGGACTCGTCTGTGGAGCTCCTGTCAGCTCTGAGCCCAGAAGAGAGAGAGCTGCTCAGGGTCATCACTGGCCGGGGATACCCCCTCCGCACTGCCATCATTGCCCTGCAGAGGGCAGGACAACAGACCCCAGATCAG atCCTGAGTTACCTGGTTGCGTGTGAGCACCTGTGTCAGCTGGGCTATGACATGGCTCAGGTGGAAGAAGCCCTGGAGATGTTTCAGAACTGTGAAACAAAG GCAGAGgagttcctcctcctcctgactcAGTTCAATGAGATGGGCTTCCAGCCACACACTGTCAAAGAAGTGCTGCTTGTCCATGAGAATCACAGAGAGCGGGCGCTTGAGGAGCTGATGATGCGTGTGGCGTGA